In Eremothecium gossypii ATCC 10895 chromosome IV, complete sequence, the genomic stretch GAAGTACACCAAGAAGCCTCCACAGCAGCGCCGACTCCCGAGGTACCTAGAAAACACGAAGGTAATCACCTCGGGTCCGCTTGCCGCAGGTAACTTCTCCAATGGTGGTGACAGTGGGCGGCCGTTTTTTAAGGTAGAAGGCTCGCAATCGAAACTGCTACAACAGGGTCTCCTAGCCGCCGGCAATGACACAGGTGAGGATGGATCAGACCAGGAGGACTACCAGGATAACAAGAACCGCATTAACATGGGTAAAGAAACCAAGCCCGAGCAATTATTCCAAGAAGACGAAGAGAGCGATGTGGAGATGGACGCCGACGCCGCCACATCGCGGCGCGTGGCAGAGCTGTTTCCTGTGCGGGCCGTGCGGGTCCGCCACGAAGAGCTTGAGAGTAGCACGAGTGTGGTCGCAGAGGCGCCGTCCGACTCCGCTACGCCGGCCACACCACCAGCATTTGGGGACGCGACACTGGACACAATGTTGCGCGCCCATcaggaggagctgcgcaCTAAGCTGGATGAACTACATGTTGGCGGTCTGGAATCCGCAGAGGTAATGGCGGAGCGCAAGAAGATCTCACAGGATCACAGGTATATCAAGGGGAAACTCGATCGCCTCGACAAGCAGCCGGGAAAGTTTCTATTCTTCCAGCTTCCCTCAGAGCTACCTGAATTTCGGCCACTCAACCCGAAGCCACGCGAGCCCGCGCCCGAGCAGCAGACGGAGCCTGTACCAAAGACAGAAGACTCCCAGGAGGACGAAGCAGATGCTGCACCCGTGGCGAAGCCGACTGCAGACCTCTCCGAGTTGGACCAGCTCGCAGGCAATATCGGCTCACTCAGGATACACAAATCAGGCATGATTTCTGTACGGTTGGGGGATTGCATCATGGATGTCGTCAGAGGGGCGGAGTTCACGTTCTTGCAGGATGTCATTGCCTTGGATAACGAAGGCCAGGAAATAGAGCTTCTTGGCCAGGTTGATGGGCGCGTGGTAGTGACACCCCACCTCTGACGTTGAGTCAATCAACTTTGCATTTTACTCATATGTAATACCACTGGACCGGCGTCACACACCTTGAAGGTTAGCTAGTTTTGGGAGAGATTTAGAACATGCAAACACATATCCAGAGTAATTGTAGAGGGGCGATGCTCCACTACGCCGTAAGGTTGAGTGAGCCGGTGGTGTAGTCATACGTTATGtctatcacgtgaccaaTGAGCCACTAGGATACGCTGAACCGCGAGAATATGGGCTGTTTGCTTACTACATAAATACCATTGAAATAGGAAAAGAAGAGCCGAGGCAGGGAGTTTCATTCCTCTTCTGCACGAGCCTTGGTTGCAATATGGAACAAAGTGAAGACACCATCCAGCATGAACGAAAGAATACGTTTCTGTCGCGGGTCTTTGGAGTTCATTCGTCAGAAGTGGGTGACTCTATCGAGACCGCGGAGCTGAGTCAGTACCCCATACAAATAGCACGCTCAGGAAGCAACGCGATTGACGAGTCAAGAGTTATTGAGTCGGACCAAGCGAGCTCAAGCGAGGAGGAAGATACAGATGGCCACGATCTGTCTGTTGCGGAGAACATGACTAGTTACAATGGAGCACAGGGTTCCGGGAGCGAGGACTCCGATGTGCCATTTAGTGACCAGGAACTAGAGACTATAGAGACATACACGATCGCCAAGGTAGGGCAGGGCTCTAGCAGTGAGGATGATCGACTTCAGGCCGATTCGGCAGAGGAGGAAGATGCGCTATTGTTCCAACACCGGCTGCAAGATGGGTCCAAGGGAAGAAATAAAGTCAGTTCCCAGCCGCTGGGGTTGAAACGGATATTGGGAAGCAAGGGGAAGAGCATATTGGGGAAGGAACCTGCTAGCCAGGAAGACAGTTTCATATTCAGAAAAGGCCCCACCTGGGACGAGGAGAACCAGCTCAGACCTGAGTCGAAAAGGCCGGGCTTGTTGTCGGGTAAGTCCAACGCCAGGCTTTCCTCGCCAAGCAGGCCTAGTCCTCTAAGTGCGAGGGAGCGGGCGTTATGGAAATGGGCTAATGTGGAAAATCTCGACGGATTTCTTCAAGATGTTTACAGTTACTATTTGGGAAATGGGTTTTACTGCATTATGATAGAGAAGATACTGAACCTACTGACCCTTTTGTTTATTGTGTTCATTTCCACTTATATGTCTCACTGCATTGACTACTCCAAGCTGCCCAATGGCCATAAGTTCAGCGATGTGCGCGTGGACCAATGTTACGAGACTCAGATTACCGGGACTACCAAGCTTTTGTTTTGGATATTCGGAGTCTTTGTAGTTTTGAAAGTGGTGCAAATGTACTTTGATTTCAGGAGGATACACGAGATTCACAACTTTTACACATATCTGTTGAATATCTCAGATAAAGAACTGCAGACTATTCCTTGGCAAAGTGTAATTCACCAGATCATGCGTTTAAAGGACCAGAATGCTGTTACAGCGAATGTTGTAGAAGTTAAAGCTAAGAATCATATCGATGCACACGATGTTGCAAATAGAATTATGCGAAAAGAGAATTATCTCATTGCACTCTATAATAAGGATATTCTGCACCTTTCACTCCCAATCCCGTTATACCGAACGAGCACTTTAACAAAGACTCTTGAGTGGAACATCCACCTTTGTATCATAGGGTTTGCATTCAATGAAGCCGGGTTTCTGAAGCAGAGCTTCCTAAATCCAGCGCAGCGTGAATTTTTAAGTGAAGAACTTAAGAAGAGGTTTATTTTGGCCGGCTTTCTCAATATAATTCTTGCGCCATTCCTCGTCGTATACTTCGTTCTGCTCTATTTCTTCCGGTACTTTAACGAATATAAAACTTCACCGGGGTCATTGAGCACTAGACAATACACACCAATTGCGGAATGGAAATTCAGAGAGTACAACGAACTATATCATTTGTTCAAAAAGAGAATGGGGCTCAGCTACGAGGTTGCTAATACGTACATTAATCAATTCCCAAACGCACTGGGAGACTACTTTTTCAAATTTGTCAAGTTTATCTCGGGTTCATTCGTTGCGATACTGGCATTAATGACTGTGCTTGATCCAGAGAACTTTTTGAACTTTGAGCTGACAGCTGATAGGACCGTATTATTTTATATGACAGTCTTGGGGACAATATGGGCAGTTTGTCACAGCGCAGTAAATGATAATTGCAGCGTCTTTGATCCAGAGGACTCCCTCAAAGAACTGATAACATATATTCATTATGCTCCAAAAGAATGGGATGGCAGGTACCATACCGATGAAGTGAAGCAGGAGTTTTGTAAGTTATACAACTTACGGGTCATACTTTTACTCAGGGAGCTTGCTAGTTTGATAATGACACCATTCATTCTGTGGTTTTCCCTTCCAAATTCAGCTGAGAGTATTGTAGACTTCTTCAGAGAGGTAACTGTATATGGTGATGGTTTGGGTTACGTTTGTAAATACGCCATGTTTGATGAGAACTGCAAGAAAGGCCTAAGGACTAATAAACACCTACAGGGAACTCAAACAAAGTACGGTCATTCTCTGGGCGATGACCACGATTCAAGTGATGAAGAAACAGATAAAGGTATGAATAAGATGATACAATCCTACATGTACTTTGTCGATGACTACCAGAATAGCGTTAATGCAGTAGGAAAATACCAGATACCCAAAACCCAAAACCTGAGTCATGAATCGAAGTATAATATGAAATCTCATCAGCACTATTCATGGAAAAAACAGTTTAAACTAGGAAGTAAACCTGAAGACTTCAAAATTGGGTCCGTGACACCAAGAGCGCTATCCTCCTCAATTTTAGCTAATAAGCCAAAATCGAATTTGAGGGCGAGATTAGACCCAGAAATAAGCCATAGTAACGTGCAGTTTGATGATCTAGGCGAATCTTTTATTAACTCAATTCCTGTAGCGGATTATGATCCTATTGAAAGAAGTGATGCAATGGGAGGCAATGGGGTCCTTGGTTTACTGAATCAATATTATAGAAAGTCGGATGTAGGTAGATAATAATTCGAGCTGAGTTGTAAGTTAACTCTGGCTCATTATAATTTGAAAACTAAAATACTACAAGATGTAAGATGGACAGAAAGTTTATGGTGCAGGCAGAAAATAAATATATAACATATAGATTACCGCTTCCCAGCGCGCAGTCTTTTTTCCTTCTCATACTTATTCTTGTCGGCTCCCTCCTCAGTGCTGATTTGGTTGACAATGCGTGCCATTTTGGCTTTGTAGTCATCGGCATGCTTACGCTGTTCTTCAATCTTCTGTCTGGCCTCAAATTTGGTGTCCTTCCGAAGTTCTTTCATTGTTAGCTTACGCTCCTTCTTCAGCTGCGCCTTCATCTTGTTAATATCATTACGCGTTCTATCAGGGTCATATGATTTCTTCTCAGGATTGAAGTTATCTTCGAATTTAGGCATGTAGCTCGGAATAGCTGCAGGCTTATGGTTCTGCAACGTTAGAGGGAAATGCTGTTGAAGATTAGATATTCTTTCCATCCTTTCCATAATTTGCTGCGGCTTTGCAAAAGTAGGATATGATGATGCGAATGCCGACAAGAGAGGTTTGAATGGTTGGGTAAGTTCTGGGAAAGCCGATACCCCCTTCCAAAGTTGGCTCACACATGCGTCAAGAGTAGAGAGAAGGTTGACCAAAAGCTGAGCTTGAACCGAATCGTCATACTCCTTCAAGAATAAGAACCTTAGTTTCAAGGTCGGCTCTATATCTTCCAGTACCAACGTTTTGCTCAGGGAAAGCTTGTCACTGTCCAATCTAATGTTAAATGCTTGCGAATTTTCCGTGCTGAATGGTAGTAACGATGCAAGTGCTCTTTTCAAAAAATAGGCCAACTCGGGCACATGTCTTCTTGAAATTCTCTGATACCTGACGCAAATATTGGCCGCTATAGCAACAAAGATCAGTCTCTCGTAATCAGTTAGCTTGATTTGCTCTAGGAATTCCCCTAGCAGTATGCAACAAGGTGTTACAACAAGGTGATAATGGTCGGATGTCGAAAATATGTAACCAACCAAAGAAAAGAATACCAAATCCGAAGGCTTCAAACCCAAGTAATGCTGTGCTTTGAATCGCTGCTGTATTTCGGTTACCACCTGTCTGCAGGCCTCGGAGAGTGCCTGATTGTACTTTTCAGACATCAACTTTAGTATGGAAATTAATGAATTCTGTACTTCAACTATCACGTCTGCCTGAGATGCATAATCGGAACTAGAGAGGAATAAGATGTGATGAAGAAGCACACCGCTAAACTTGTCCAGCTTTTCCTTGTTGCCCTCTGCCAATTTTGGTTGATAGGCCTTAATAATATTCTTGACAACATGTGGTTGTTCTTCTAGTTGATACGCCGTGAGTACATCCATGAGTTCAGCATGGGTGATGGGGCAGGGCAGAGCTGCAATTTTCTTTTGTTTATGCGATGTACCAGTGGGCTCAGCGGTTTCTGGCTCGTTTTCAAACTTGAGATCGTCGTCAGAGTCAGCAATAGCTTCCATATACTCTCCGTATTCTCCAGCGTCAGAGTCTTCTGCTTCCCAAAAACCATTGTCCAGATCCTCAACACCCTGTGCATCTTCTCCATCAACCAAGCCATTCATACGGTTTACTCTGTCTAGCTCTAGCTTTTTGAGTTTCTCCTCTCTTTCCTGCTTCATCTCTTCGTCGGTTTTGACTCTATCCGCAGGTGCTGCTCTTCTATCTAGACACAGCTCTCTAACCTTCTGGTCGTATTCCAGTTCTTGAGATGGTTTACTCTCAACCGGGTTAGTACGTGCCCGTGGAGCAGCACGCAGCTCGGACATAATTCCTTCAAATTCGTCGTCTAGCTGATCAATCTCCTCTTCCATCTGCTCGCGCGCTTTCTGCCTCTCATGCTTGTAGAACTTGGACTTTGCTATCACTTCCTTCATGACTTCCGCCTTAGTCTTCTTCTTCGGCACCTCTGGCTCCATCTCGTCGTCCGCAAGGCCTCTTTTAGGCCCTAGGGCACCCGCCATGCCGACCCCAAGATCACCGTCTTCAAAGTCAGACGCTAGGGGCTTGCCGAAATGCGTCAAGGCTCCTGAAGCGTCCCCATCGTCTTCTTCATCGTCTAAGTTGAAAAGAGACTTTTTGGACTGCCGAGACTGTGCTTGGCGTTCTTTCGTAAACCGCTCCAGCATGATCTCCTCGGCCGTCATATGCTTGTTCCGCTCACCAAAACGCTTATCGATCAGTCCTCCTGCACGGTTCTTCTGAGCCTTCTTGGACTCGTGGAACCGCAACCTCTGCTCCTCGCCGATCTGCTTCGAGATGCCAGGCTTGCCCACGGCGACTTTCGCATCCCCTGCGCCTGCCGCATGTAGCTTACTCCGGTTCGCCTTCACATCGAACGGATTAAACTGCTCGCGGATCGCAGAGACGACGCGCGCCTTCTCCTCATGATCGTACTCCTTGCTGGTCTTGCGATTCTTGGATTTCTTCACGTTGGTCTGGCCAGTCAGACCATGTGCTTTCAGAGTCGCTCTCAAGCGCTTCAATTGTGAACCTGCCATTTATAACTCGCGCTCGCGACTGCCGCTTGTATCGTGATCCACTGCACTTGTTTACTTATCCAGAGTTCGACTACTAGCTCATCTCGAGGCCGCGATATGTGGCAGCGATGAGCTAAAATTTTTCAGGCAAAAGAAATCCTGccatcacgtgatagaCACGTGATAAACTTACGTAATATCGTGGTGGCAAACAAAATCTAAATCTCTGAGGTAGTCTATAATACAGTCTTGAGGGGACAACTGGAGGACCGATAACAGAGGACCACACGTGTTTGAAATGTCGCGCGACGCTCCAATCAAGGCCGAGAAGAACTATGCTGATATATTGAATGACCAGTTCCCCGGCATCGATATTCTAGCGAAGACAAATCATGGGGAGGCGTTGGACAAATTGCTGTCGCTAGAGAAACAAACCAGACAGGCGTCGGATCTTGAGTCCTCCAAGCGGGTACTGGTGCGGATCGTGGATCTCCTGGTGGCCAATAATGATTGGGCCCAGCTCGATGAGCAGCTGGTGCTTCTCTCCAAGAAACACGGCCAGCTAAAATTGTCAATTCAGACAATGGTACAACGAATCATGGAACACCTGAACGAATTGGACAACGTAGATACGAAGATAGCGTCCATCGAGACCATCAGGAAGGTTGCTGAGAATAAGATCTTTGTCGAAGtcgagcgcgcgcgcgtcACGAGGGAGCTGGCGCACATCAGGCGCGAGCAGGGGAAGCTGGACGAGGCCGCGGACATACTGTGCGAGCTACAGGTGGAGACCTATGGCTCGATGGACATGAGTGAGAAGATTGAATTTATCATCGAGCAGATGGAGCTAAGTATTCTGAAGGGCGATTTCTCGCAGGCCACCGTGCTTTCCCGCAAAATCCTAAAGAAGACCTTCAAGAACGAGAAGTACGAGGCGCTGAAGTTGGAGTACTACAAGCTTCTGATCAAGATTGGTTTGCACAAATCCGATTACCTTGAGATTGCACAGTACTACCAGGAGATCTATAACACCCCGAGTGTGCGCAGCTCCGAGGAGCAGTGGAAGACAGCTCTATCACATGTGGTGTACTTTTTGATCTTGGCCCCATACGACAACCTGCAGAACGACCTCATCCTCAAGGTTCAACAGGACAACAACCTGAAGAAGCTTGAGCTACAGGAGTCGCTGGTCAAGCTGTTCACTACCCCAGAGCTCATGCGGTGGCCGATGGTAAAGCAGACATACGAGCCCGTACTAAGCAAGGAGAACGTGGTTTTCGGCTCCAACCAGGGCCACTGGGACGACTTGCGGAAGCGTGTTATCGAGCACAACCTTAGAACGATCTCCAAATACTACACTCGTATCACACTTCCACGTCTGAATGAGTTGCTAGATCTCAACGAGGCCGAGACGGAGACCTTCATCAGTAACCTAGTCAACCAGGGTATCATCTACGCGAAGATAAATAGGCCAGCCAAAATTGTCAACTTCGGCAAGCCAAAGAACTCCAGCGAGCTACTGAACGAGTGGTCCTCGAACGTTGACCAGTTGCTCGAGCACATTGAGACAATTGGCCACCTCATTACCAAGGATGAAATAATGCATGGATTAAAGGCTAAATAAATCATACCTAGAGTTTGTCTCCTCCATAGATACCAGATCTTATATATGAAGTGCGACGCGCCCTCATTGACGCTCTTGCTGGTTCCGTTTTTGCTTCGCGCTTTCCACTAAGCTATCCCAACGGTCTTTGAGTCTTATTACTTGGTTGGACAACTTCCTGTTCTCCTTGAGCAATTGGTCCATCTTGGAATCGTATTCCCGGAACTTGCGCTGCTCGAAGACAgtcatttccttctggAATTGAGTCATCTGTGGGCTAACCACTGCCTCCAATTCCTGCTTACCCATGGGCTTGCCCTCCCCCGCGAGCCGCTGCGATAGCGTTTGAAGGATGTTCGTTTGCAACTTGTTGATTATCGAGGCGAGAAACGGGTCTGCGATCGGGACTCCGTTGCTGAGGTGGCTCGTCGCCTCAGGCCCTCGAACTGGGCTGTTTTTCCTGTTGGGCGACAAGCCCGCCCCCAGTCCTGCACTTGGCTGCCGTAGCTCCCACTGCTCGAGCTCTTTAATCTTGATCTGAATGTCTTCTCGGAGAAGAATCATTGCATGCTTAAGTTTGCCATTCGTCCCCAGTTGTTTCTCTAGAGCCTGGAGATCTGTCAACGCATGCTCATATTCCTTCACGGCGCTCTGGTAGTTCCTTTCCCGGCTTAGTTGCTCGGCTGCTTCTATATGATCATATATCTGTGTATTGTTAGTGAATGACTGGAAACACTTAAAGGCCACCAAAAACTTACATCTATTAACTCTACCATACCTGAGCGCTACAATGAATTTGAACTGGGGTTGGTCTTCTGAACAGCGTGGGGAGTTCAATGCTCCTTGAATTAACGGAAAATAGTGTCATGCCCGTGTCGCCATGTCACAATAACTTCAAATCCGTTGAAGCACCGAAAGATCCACAATATCGGAAACGGAACACAGGCCTATGGCACTGAAGCCCCCATATTCCCCAGAATCTGGTGGGGCATCTCGGAGCCGGACGCAGACGGAGACAGTGCACTTCTGGGAGTATCTAGAGTCTCTTTTAGATGCAGCCGATTGTACCAGCGAAGCACAAGTGAACTCCGCCCTAGTTGCGTATGTGAAGACGGCGTCAGAACGGTACGGGGAATACCTCGTAGAGGACAGGGACTTCTACCGGGTGGCACTTCTACTACTCCGCGCTCCGCTTTACGAGCGCAATAAGTCATTTTGCATATCGAAGATGCTCTCGCTCTTGAGTATCGACCTGCTTGAGATGAGCATGAAATTCGTCATCAGCTATATCCTGCTATGTGAATGCAAGGCCGACTCGTCGTCGCTTGACCACGTTCTGGACTATCAGGGCTTCACGGTGATATACAACAAGCTCTATGAACATTTTGCATATCTTCACCGCTACTCGGACGATGAAGAGACGACTTTCGAGGCCAACATCACGGAATTGGACGAGGAAATCAATGAAGAGTTGAGGAAGATTTCGACCGTGTTGCTCGACCTCCTATTCCAGATTCTCAAGTATTCAAAGTGCGAGCTTGCCAATCTTCAGCGGGTGGATGATTTCTTCGTGTACTACATGATGGTGTCTCTTCGCTCGGATACGGTCGAGGACATGTACAACAACGCCAAGTTTCGGCTGCTACTGGCTCTCAACGAGCAATATATGATATCTAACCACAAAGCAGGTCTTGAAAACAAGGTGTATGCGTACTTGATGAATCACACCGCCTCGAAACAATTCGTGGAGTTACTACTTTTGCAATTCAACCGGACTGTTGATAAGTCCTTGCAGATTATGATGTGCAAAATCATTTACCTCATTTTAACCAGCAGGGATGAAATTGCGATGGACTACTTTTACTTGAATGAC encodes the following:
- the NOP14 gene encoding snoRNA-binding rRNA-processing protein NOP14 (Syntenic homolog of Saccharomyces cerevisiae YDL148C (NOP14)), which encodes MAGSQLKRLRATLKAHGLTGQTNVKKSKNRKTSKEYDHEEKARVVSAIREQFNPFDVKANRSKLHAAGAGDAKVAVGKPGISKQIGEEQRLRFHESKKAQKNRAGGLIDKRFGERNKHMTAEEIMLERFTKERQAQSRQSKKSLFNLDDEEDDGDASGALTHFGKPLASDFEDGDLGVGMAGALGPKRGLADDEMEPEVPKKKTKAEVMKEVIAKSKFYKHERQKAREQMEEEIDQLDDEFEGIMSELRAAPRARTNPVESKPSQELEYDQKVRELCLDRRAAPADRVKTDEEMKQEREEKLKKLELDRVNRMNGLVDGEDAQGVEDLDNGFWEAEDSDAGEYGEYMEAIADSDDDLKFENEPETAEPTGTSHKQKKIAALPCPITHAELMDVLTAYQLEEQPHVVKNIIKAYQPKLAEGNKEKLDKFSGVLLHHILFLSSSDYASQADVIVEVQNSLISILKLMSEKYNQALSEACRQVVTEIQQRFKAQHYLGLKPSDLVFFSLVGYIFSTSDHYHLVVTPCCILLGEFLEQIKLTDYERLIFVAIAANICVRYQRISRRHVPELAYFLKRALASLLPFSTENSQAFNIRLDSDKLSLSKTLVLEDIEPTLKLRFLFLKEYDDSVQAQLLVNLLSTLDACVSQLWKGVSAFPELTQPFKPLLSAFASSYPTFAKPQQIMERMERISNLQQHFPLTLQNHKPAAIPSYMPKFEDNFNPEKKSYDPDRTRNDINKMKAQLKKERKLTMKELRKDTKFEARQKIEEQRKHADDYKAKMARIVNQISTEEGADKNKYEKEKRLRAGKR
- the RPN5 gene encoding proteasome regulatory particle lid subunit RPN5 (Syntenic homolog of Saccharomyces cerevisiae YDL147W (RPN5)) is translated as MSRDAPIKAEKNYADILNDQFPGIDILAKTNHGEALDKLLSLEKQTRQASDLESSKRVLVRIVDLLVANNDWAQLDEQLVLLSKKHGQLKLSIQTMVQRIMEHLNELDNVDTKIASIETIRKVAENKIFVEVERARVTRELAHIRREQGKLDEAADILCELQVETYGSMDMSEKIEFIIEQMELSILKGDFSQATVLSRKILKKTFKNEKYEALKLEYYKLLIKIGLHKSDYLEIAQYYQEIYNTPSVRSSEEQWKTALSHVVYFLILAPYDNLQNDLILKVQQDNNLKKLELQESLVKLFTTPELMRWPMVKQTYEPVLSKENVVFGSNQGHWDDLRKRVIEHNLRTISKYYTRITLPRLNELLDLNEAETETFISNLVNQGIIYAKINRPAKIVNFGKPKNSSELLNEWSSNVDQLLEHIETIGHLITKDEIMHGLKAK
- the ATG9 gene encoding autophagy protein ATG9 (Syntenic homolog of Saccharomyces cerevisiae YDL149W (ATG9)); this encodes MEQSEDTIQHERKNTFLSRVFGVHSSEVGDSIETAELSQYPIQIARSGSNAIDESRVIESDQASSSEEEDTDGHDLSVAENMTSYNGAQGSGSEDSDVPFSDQELETIETYTIAKVGQGSSSEDDRLQADSAEEEDALLFQHRLQDGSKGRNKVSSQPLGLKRILGSKGKSILGKEPASQEDSFIFRKGPTWDEENQLRPESKRPGLLSGKSNARLSSPSRPSPLSARERALWKWANVENLDGFLQDVYSYYLGNGFYCIMIEKILNLLTLLFIVFISTYMSHCIDYSKLPNGHKFSDVRVDQCYETQITGTTKLLFWIFGVFVVLKVVQMYFDFRRIHEIHNFYTYLLNISDKELQTIPWQSVIHQIMRLKDQNAVTANVVEVKAKNHIDAHDVANRIMRKENYLIALYNKDILHLSLPIPLYRTSTLTKTLEWNIHLCIIGFAFNEAGFLKQSFLNPAQREFLSEELKKRFILAGFLNIILAPFLVVYFVLLYFFRYFNEYKTSPGSLSTRQYTPIAEWKFREYNELYHLFKKRMGLSYEVANTYINQFPNALGDYFFKFVKFISGSFVAILALMTVLDPENFLNFELTADRTVLFYMTVLGTIWAVCHSAVNDNCSVFDPEDSLKELITYIHYAPKEWDGRYHTDEVKQEFCKLYNLRVILLLRELASLIMTPFILWFSLPNSAESIVDFFREVTVYGDGLGYVCKYAMFDENCKKGLRTNKHLQGTQTKYGHSLGDDHDSSDEETDKGMNKMIQSYMYFVDDYQNSVNAVGKYQIPKTQNLSHESKYNMKSHQHYSWKKQFKLGSKPEDFKIGSVTPRALSSSILANKPKSNLRARLDPEISHSNVQFDDLGESFINSIPVADYDPIERSDAMGGNGVLGLLNQYYRKSDVGR
- the RPC53 gene encoding DNA-directed RNA polymerase III subunit C53 (Syntenic homolog of Saccharomyces cerevisiae YDL150W (RPC53)) → MSNRLNSLGGSNSKPGLKFKPKVVARKSKEERDAATARINAEEKPSFERKKYTKKPPQQRRLPRYLENTKVITSGPLAAGNFSNGGDSGRPFFKVEGSQSKLLQQGLLAAGNDTGEDGSDQEDYQDNKNRINMGKETKPEQLFQEDEESDVEMDADAATSRRVAELFPVRAVRVRHEELESSTSVVAEAPSDSATPATPPAFGDATLDTMLRAHQEELRTKLDELHVGGLESAEVMAERKKISQDHRYIKGKLDRLDKQPGKFLFFQLPSELPEFRPLNPKPREPAPEQQTEPVPKTEDSQEDEADAAPVAKPTADLSELDQLAGNIGSLRIHKSGMISVRLGDCIMDVVRGAEFTFLQDVIALDNEGQEIELLGQVDGRVVVTPHL
- the ATG38 gene encoding Atg38p (Syntenic homolog of Saccharomyces cerevisiae YLR211C); amino-acid sequence: MILLREDIQIKIKELEQWELRQPSAGLGAGLSPNRKNSPVRGPEATSHLSNGVPIADPFLASIINKLQTNILQTLSQRLAGEGKPMGKQELEAVVSPQMTQFQKEMTVFEQRKFREYDSKMDQLLKENRKLSNQVIRLKDRWDSLVESAKQKRNQQERQ
- the LDB17 gene encoding Ldb17p (Syntenic homolog of Saccharomyces cerevisiae YDL146W (LDB17)), with the translated sequence MALKPPYSPESGGASRSRTQTETVHFWEYLESLLDAADCTSEAQVNSALVAYVKTASERYGEYLVEDRDFYRVALLLLRAPLYERNKSFCISKMLSLLSIDLLEMSMKFVISYILLCECKADSSSLDHVLDYQGFTVIYNKLYEHFAYLHRYSDDEETTFEANITELDEEINEELRKISTVLLDLLFQILKYSKCELANLQRVDDFFVYYMMVSLRSDTVEDMYNNAKFRLLLALNEQYMISNHKAGLENKVYAYLMNHTASKQFVELLLLQFNRTVDKSLQIMMCKIIYLILTSRDEIAMDYFYLNDLHVVTDVLIRNLTNISEDEEVLRNTFLRILDLILRKTEWTQSHYREQELLELLEYLCSVDNLCSSGNVKSEHMSTTKLAFKCRQAIRQLKVEQKKSRDAAAAPAPRPKTPEPRFERTDSHMSVPMDKITRAIGRSPFASPPPPPPSRRV